In a genomic window of Papilio machaon chromosome 4, ilPapMach1.1, whole genome shotgun sequence:
- the LOC106718441 gene encoding tissue alpha-L-fucosidase-like, producing the protein MKLIILCILVLYSVVSSYSKLESGESRHISGHRVSKKYSPDWKDLDTRPLPHWYDDAKIGIFLHWGVYSVVGFSEWFWSNWKGGDKKIIKFMKEHYPPDFTYQDFAPMFKAEFFDPSEWADLFLKSGARYIVLTSKHHDGFTMFPSHRSYSWNSYDVGPKRDIVGELSTAVRAAGLKFGVYHSLYEWFNPIYEADKKNNFTTRYYAETKLWPDLKQLINDYKPSVLWSDGDWETYDTYWKSTDFLAWLYNESPVRDEIVVNDRWGIGIPCKHGDFYNCADRYNPGSLQNHKWENAFTVDSRSWGFRKPMTLNDTLSTKQLLYQVVSTISCGGNVLINVGPTQDGTISPIFQERLLDLGSWLKINGEAIYSTSPWLHQNDSLNQDVWYTCRKAKHSHRHPTAIPKETDNVTAVYAIFLNWPTTNILLVKDLSTYLHNGVYKIELLGNEGLINWNIKNGVTSIELPDKAKVRSQNAWTLKMSFK; encoded by the exons ATGAAgctaattatattatgtattcttGTGCTATATTCGGTTGTTAGTAGTTATAGTAAATTAGAAAGTGGTGAATCCCGCCATATTAGTGGTCATCGCGTGTCAAAGAAATATTCGCCGGATTGGAAGGATCTGGATACAAGACCTTTGCCCCATTGGTACGATGATGCGAAAATAGGTATCTTCCTGCACTGGGGAGTTTATTCAGTTGTCGGTTTCTCTGAATGGTTCTGGAGTAACTGGAAAG GtggtgataaaaaaataatcaaattcaTGAAAGAACATTACCCTCCGGACTTTACATATCAAGACTTCGCGCCGATGTTCAAAGCAGAGTTCTTTGACCCTAGCGAGTGggcagatttatttttaaaatctggAGCTAG aTACATTGTCCTGACGAGTAAACATCATGATGGGTTCACAATGTTCCCTTCACATCGTTCCTATAGTTGGAATTCCTATGATGTTGGCCCAAAACGGGACATAGTCGGTGAACTGTCTACCGCCGTTAGAGCCGCTGGACTAAAGTTCGGAGTTTATCATTCATTGTACGAATGGTTCAATCCGATATATGAAGCcgataagaaaaataactttaccaCACGATATTACGCTGAAACAAAACTTTGGCCCGATTTGAAACAACTAATCAATGATTACAAGCCATCAGTCCTTTGGTCTGATGGTGATTGGGAGACGTACGATACATATTGGAAGTCTACTGACTTTCTCGCCTGGCTGTACAACGAAAGCCCTGTTAGGGATGAGATTGTAGTGAACGATAGATGGGGTATAGGAATTCCTTGTAAACATGGCGACTTCTACAATTGTGCGGATCGGTATAATCCTG GTTCCCTTCAGAACCACAAGTGGGAGAATGCGTTCACAGTGGATAGCCGGTCGTGGGGCTTCCGTAAGCCGATGACCCTCAATGACACCCTCTCCACCAAGCAGCTGCTTTACCAAGTCGTGTCTACTATCAGTTGTGGAG GGAATGTTCTAATAAATGTTGGTCCAACACAAGATGGCACCATATCACCAATATTCCAAGAAAGACTCCTAGATCTCGGTAgttggttaaaaataaacggtgAAGCAATATACAGTACTTCTCCTTGGTTACATCAAAATGACTCTCTTAACCAAGACGTGTGGTATACTTGCCGGAAAGCTAAGCATAGCCATCGTCATCCCACCGCGATACCAAAAGAAACTGATAATGTTACAGCCGTTTACGCAATATTCCTTAATTGGCcaactacaaatattttacttgtaaaGGATCTTTCTACTTATCTACATAATGGTGTTTATAAAATCGAGCTCTTGGGCAACGAAGGTCTTATAAAT tGGAATATCAAAAATGGTGTGACCAGTATCGAACTTCCCGACAAGGCTAAAGTACGTTCACAAAATGCATGGACATTGAAGatgagttttaaataa